In the Streptomyces sp. cg36 genome, one interval contains:
- a CDS encoding TetR/AcrR family transcriptional regulator: MYSGVMSTSERLIEATRELLWERGYVGTSPKAIQQQAGAGQGSMYHHFTGKPDLALAAIRRTAEELRAAAEASFGGGGTAYERLRGYLLRERDVLRGCPVGRLTMDPDIIASDELRAPVTETIDWLRGRLAEVVQEGLDAGEFTPGLVPEEIAAAVVATVQGGYVLARASGSPAAFEAGAHGLLALLAPRGTD; encoded by the coding sequence ATGTACAGTGGCGTCATGAGCACCTCCGAGCGTCTGATCGAGGCCACCCGCGAGCTGCTGTGGGAGCGGGGTTACGTCGGCACCAGCCCCAAGGCGATCCAGCAGCAGGCGGGCGCGGGCCAGGGCAGCATGTACCACCACTTCACCGGCAAGCCCGATCTGGCGCTCGCCGCGATCCGGCGCACCGCCGAGGAGCTGCGCGCCGCCGCCGAGGCGTCCTTCGGCGGCGGGGGAACCGCGTACGAGCGGCTGCGTGGCTATCTGCTGCGCGAGCGCGACGTACTGCGCGGCTGCCCCGTCGGGCGGCTCACCATGGACCCGGACATCATCGCCAGCGACGAGCTGCGCGCGCCCGTCACCGAGACGATCGACTGGCTGCGCGGGCGGCTGGCGGAGGTCGTCCAAGAGGGGCTGGACGCGGGCGAGTTCACGCCCGGTCTTGTCCCCGAGGAGATCGCGGCGGCCGTGGTGGCGACGGTCCAGGGCGGGTACGTCCTGGCTCGGGCGTCGGGCTCCCCCGCGGCGTTCGAAGCGGGCGCCCACGGGCTGCTCGCACTGCTGGCGCCGCGCGGCACGGACTGA
- a CDS encoding cupin domain-containing protein, with the protein MHLTRQRPETVRGPAEHFTGTVWLDEIATPPAPSRLRMVNVHFTPGAHTAWHRHPHGQVLHVTEGEGLVQRRGGPVEPIRAGDTVWIEPDEWHWHGAGPRTFMTHLAVVEAAADGCAVHWERHVDADEYPSATV; encoded by the coding sequence ATGCACCTCACCCGTCAGCGCCCCGAGACCGTGCGCGGCCCGGCCGAGCACTTCACCGGGACCGTCTGGCTCGACGAGATCGCCACTCCCCCGGCCCCGTCCCGGCTGCGGATGGTCAACGTCCACTTCACCCCGGGCGCCCACACCGCCTGGCACCGCCACCCGCACGGGCAGGTCCTCCATGTCACCGAGGGCGAGGGCCTGGTGCAGCGGCGGGGCGGCCCGGTCGAGCCGATCCGGGCGGGCGACACCGTCTGGATCGAGCCGGACGAATGGCACTGGCACGGCGCCGGGCCACGCACGTTCATGACGCACCTCGCGGTCGTGGAGGCGGCGGCGGACGGCTGCGCCGTCCACTGGGAGCGCCATGTCGACGCCGACGAGTACCCGTCCGCCACCGTCTGA
- a CDS encoding maleylpyruvate isomerase family mycothiol-dependent enzyme, with protein MDTAELINTLDREGRLLAGAAASAGPDAPVPTCPDWRVRDLLRHTGTVHRWATGFAAEKLTGFRPPAEEPGLDGAELLDWFRAGHSALVTALREAPEDLACWHFLPAPSPLAFWARRQAHETTVHRVDAESALGGPVTAPEAGFAVDGVDELLRSFHAREKSRVRTRTPRTLRLRATDSGAVWTVHLSDGVPRTVRDDDGPADCELTGAAHELYLALWNRAPLSSVALAGDASLAELWRTNSAITWG; from the coding sequence ATGGACACCGCCGAACTCATCAACACCCTTGACCGCGAGGGCCGGTTGCTCGCCGGGGCAGCCGCCTCGGCGGGTCCCGACGCACCCGTGCCGACCTGCCCCGACTGGCGGGTGCGGGACCTGCTGCGGCACACCGGGACCGTGCACCGCTGGGCCACGGGCTTCGCCGCCGAGAAGCTCACCGGCTTCCGGCCGCCCGCCGAGGAGCCCGGCCTCGACGGCGCCGAGCTGCTCGACTGGTTCCGCGCGGGCCACTCCGCGCTGGTGACCGCGCTGCGCGAGGCGCCCGAGGACCTGGCGTGCTGGCACTTCCTGCCCGCGCCCTCGCCCCTGGCGTTCTGGGCCCGCCGCCAGGCGCACGAGACGACCGTGCACCGGGTGGACGCCGAGTCGGCCCTGGGCGGACCGGTAACCGCGCCCGAGGCCGGGTTCGCCGTGGACGGCGTCGACGAGCTGCTGCGCTCCTTCCACGCCCGGGAGAAGAGCCGGGTGCGCACCCGTACGCCTCGCACCCTGCGGCTGCGGGCGACGGACAGCGGGGCGGTGTGGACCGTGCACCTGTCGGACGGGGTGCCGCGCACCGTACGGGACGACGACGGGCCCGCCGACTGCGAGCTGACCGGGGCCGCGCACGAGCTGTATCTGGCGCTGTGGAACCGTGCGCCGCTCTCGTCCGTTGCCCTTGCGGGCGACGCGTCGCTCGCCGAACTGTGGCGGACGAACTCGGCCATCACCTGGGGCTGA
- a CDS encoding SHOCT domain-containing protein — translation MNTLAYDGPGPWILFVPVIWAAVVLTVVTLLRRTVWRGRRGPWGPPLADRFAGARPALGERSPIAVLGRRFAAGEIDEEEYWRRLSVLDEEFGGRPKGEAV, via the coding sequence ATGAACACACTGGCCTATGACGGACCCGGGCCCTGGATCCTGTTCGTCCCGGTGATCTGGGCGGCCGTGGTCCTCACGGTCGTGACCCTGCTGCGGCGCACGGTGTGGCGCGGCCGGCGCGGCCCCTGGGGCCCGCCGCTCGCGGACCGCTTCGCCGGCGCCCGCCCCGCGCTCGGTGAACGCTCGCCGATCGCCGTGCTCGGCCGCCGCTTCGCGGCCGGGGAGATCGACGAGGAGGAGTACTGGCGCCGACTCTCCGTCCTGGACGAGGAGTTCGGCGGCCGTCCCAAGGGCGAAGCGGTCTGA
- a CDS encoding ATP-binding protein, whose product MISQSSRHCTVELQALPSRIGQVRRIVSAQLRYWHLDPLIEEAALGVTELLTNVHRHAQPDKICTVEIELLRDHLTVSVHDHDPRMPTVRSADPFATNGRGLAMIAAVSESWGVRPEGDAGKTVWFTLPAKPSSAAAPARPAYGTKAAAAQPSGPCLRKRPALVRTDGRAAHPRTAARSPVAS is encoded by the coding sequence GTGATCAGCCAGTCGAGCAGGCATTGCACGGTGGAGCTCCAAGCCCTGCCGTCGCGGATCGGGCAGGTCCGCAGAATCGTTTCAGCACAGTTGCGTTACTGGCATCTCGATCCTCTGATAGAGGAAGCGGCGCTCGGCGTCACCGAGCTGCTGACCAACGTCCACCGGCACGCCCAGCCGGACAAGATCTGCACGGTGGAGATCGAGCTGCTGCGCGACCACCTCACGGTGTCCGTGCACGACCACGACCCGCGGATGCCCACCGTGCGCAGCGCCGACCCCTTCGCCACCAACGGCCGCGGGCTCGCGATGATCGCGGCCGTCAGCGAGAGCTGGGGCGTGCGGCCGGAGGGCGACGCGGGCAAGACCGTCTGGTTCACGCTCCCCGCGAAGCCCTCCTCCGCCGCCGCGCCGGCCCGTCCCGCGTACGGGACGAAGGCCGCCGCGGCCCAGCCGAGCGGGCCCTGTCTGCGCAAACGGCCTGCCCTCGTACGCACCGACGGCCGCGCGGCCCATCCGCGCACCGCCGCCCGGTCGCCCGTGGCAAGCTGA
- a CDS encoding MFS transporter, with protein sequence MPLLNKVRTAVPGGPGAHIAAPSLLRLRTALTVFFALDGFLFAGWVVRIPAIKHQTGASAGDLGLALLGVSAGAVVTMVFTGRLCDRFGSHPLTVVCAALMALTIALPPLTHSALALGAVLLLFGAAYGGINVAMNSAAVDLVAALRRPVMPGFHAAFSLGGMLGAGVGALVAGSLSPTVHLLALTGFGLLVTALAGPVLLSRPAPAHGATPHARGRRPDGRSRRLVLLFGVIALCTAYGEGAMADWGALHLEQDLDAAPGVAAIGYSLFALAMTAGRLSGTALLERLGQTRTLVAGGTTAAAGMLLGALAPTVWLALAGFAVMGLGLANIFPVAVARAGALAGPGGVATASTLGYGGMLLGPPAIGFLAQWSSLPVALTTVAALSTAAALIAYGSRHATAGV encoded by the coding sequence GTGCCGCTACTAAACAAAGTCCGGACGGCCGTCCCGGGGGGACCTGGCGCGCACATCGCCGCACCCTCCTTGCTCCGCCTCCGCACCGCCTTGACCGTGTTCTTCGCCCTCGACGGATTCCTCTTCGCCGGCTGGGTGGTCCGCATCCCGGCCATCAAGCACCAGACCGGCGCCTCGGCCGGCGACCTCGGCCTCGCGCTGCTCGGCGTCTCGGCCGGCGCGGTGGTGACCATGGTGTTCACCGGGCGGCTCTGCGACCGGTTCGGCAGCCATCCGCTGACCGTCGTCTGCGCCGCGCTGATGGCGCTGACGATCGCCCTGCCGCCGCTCACCCACTCGGCGCTCGCGCTCGGCGCGGTCCTGCTGCTGTTCGGCGCCGCGTACGGCGGGATCAACGTGGCGATGAACAGCGCCGCCGTCGATCTGGTGGCCGCCCTGCGGCGTCCCGTGATGCCCGGCTTCCATGCCGCGTTCAGCCTCGGCGGCATGCTCGGCGCGGGCGTCGGCGCCCTGGTCGCGGGCAGCCTGTCCCCCACCGTCCACCTGCTGGCACTGACCGGTTTCGGCCTGCTGGTGACCGCGCTCGCCGGGCCGGTCCTGCTGAGCCGCCCGGCCCCCGCGCACGGCGCCACCCCGCACGCCCGGGGCCGGCGCCCCGACGGCCGGTCCCGCCGTCTGGTGCTGCTGTTCGGCGTGATCGCGCTGTGCACGGCTTACGGGGAGGGCGCGATGGCGGACTGGGGCGCGCTCCACCTGGAGCAGGACCTGGACGCGGCGCCCGGGGTCGCGGCCATCGGCTACTCGCTGTTCGCCCTCGCCATGACGGCCGGGCGGCTCAGCGGCACCGCCCTGCTCGAACGCCTCGGCCAGACCCGCACCCTGGTCGCGGGCGGCACCACGGCCGCCGCCGGAATGCTGCTGGGCGCGCTCGCCCCGACGGTGTGGCTCGCGCTCGCCGGTTTCGCGGTGATGGGTCTGGGGCTCGCCAACATCTTCCCGGTGGCGGTGGCCCGCGCGGGCGCGCTGGCCGGACCGGGCGGGGTGGCCACCGCGTCGACGCTCGGCTACGGCGGCATGCTCCTCGGCCCGCCCGCCATCGGCTTCCTGGCCCAGTGGTCCTCGCTCCCGGTGGCCCTGACCACGGTCGCCGCGCTCTCGACGGCGGCGGCCCTGATCGCGTACGGGTCGAGGCACGCGACCGCCGGGGTGTGA
- a CDS encoding PLP-dependent cysteine synthase family protein, with the protein METIDVDRSDAAYRAWLKDAVRKVQADANRSADTHLLRFPLPERWGIDLYLKDESTHPTGSLKHRLARSLFLYGLCNGWIRPGKPVIEASSGSTAVSEAYFAGLVGVPFIAVMPRTTSAEKCRLIEFHGGQCHFVDDSRKMYEEAAALALETGGHYMDQFTYAERATDWRGNNNIAESIYQQLKLERYPEPAWIVATAGTGGTSATIARYVHYMQYDTRVCVPDPENSCFFDGWTRGDALASSDCGSRIEGIGRPRMEPSFLPGAIDRMMKVPDAASVAAVRALEQAIGRKAGGSTGTGLWSSLKIVAEMVAAGRTGSVVTLLCDPGDRYLDKYYSDAWLAEQGLDIAPYTAAIDTFLATGAWPE; encoded by the coding sequence ATGGAGACCATCGACGTGGACCGCAGCGACGCGGCCTACCGGGCGTGGCTCAAGGACGCCGTGCGCAAGGTCCAGGCCGACGCCAACCGCTCCGCCGACACGCACCTGCTGCGCTTCCCGCTGCCCGAGCGGTGGGGCATCGACCTCTACCTCAAGGACGAGTCCACCCACCCCACCGGCAGCCTGAAGCACCGGCTGGCCCGCTCGCTCTTCCTCTACGGGCTGTGCAACGGCTGGATCCGCCCCGGCAAGCCGGTCATCGAGGCGTCCAGCGGCTCGACCGCCGTGTCCGAGGCGTACTTCGCGGGTCTGGTCGGCGTGCCGTTCATCGCCGTCATGCCCCGCACCACCAGCGCCGAGAAGTGCCGGCTGATCGAATTCCACGGCGGCCAGTGCCACTTCGTGGACGACTCGCGCAAGATGTACGAGGAAGCGGCGGCGCTGGCGCTGGAGACCGGCGGCCACTACATGGACCAGTTCACGTATGCCGAGCGGGCCACCGACTGGCGCGGCAACAACAACATCGCGGAATCGATTTACCAGCAGCTGAAGCTGGAGCGGTACCCCGAGCCCGCGTGGATCGTCGCCACCGCCGGAACCGGCGGCACCTCGGCCACCATCGCGCGCTATGTGCACTACATGCAGTACGACACCCGCGTCTGCGTCCCGGACCCGGAGAACTCCTGCTTCTTCGACGGCTGGACCCGCGGCGACGCGCTGGCCTCCAGCGACTGCGGCTCGCGCATCGAGGGCATCGGCCGCCCCCGGATGGAGCCGAGCTTCCTGCCCGGCGCCATCGACCGCATGATGAAGGTCCCGGACGCGGCGAGCGTGGCCGCCGTGCGCGCCCTTGAGCAGGCCATCGGCCGCAAGGCGGGCGGCTCCACCGGCACCGGGCTGTGGTCCTCGCTGAAGATCGTCGCCGAGATGGTGGCCGCGGGCCGCACCGGCAGCGTCGTCACCCTGCTCTGCGACCCCGGCGACCGCTACCTCGACAAGTACTACTCCGACGCCTGGCTGGCCGAACAGGGCCTGGACATCGCGCCGTACACGGCCGCGATCGACACCTTCCTGGCCACCGGAGCCTGGCCGGAGTAG
- a CDS encoding DeoR/GlpR family DNA-binding transcription regulator, with translation MSDNQNLLAEQRRALILDEVRRRGGVRVNELTRKLNVSDMTVRRDLDALARQGVIEKVHGGAVPVVEASTHEPGFEAKSGLELNAKEDIARAAAAMAVPGSAIALSGGTTTYALAHRLLDVPDLTVVTNSVRVADVFHAAQRAAGGAGNRPGAATVVLTGGVRTPSDSLVGPVADQAIRSLHFDVLFLGVHGISVEAGLSTPNLAEAETNRRFVRSARRVVVVADHTKWGTVGLSSFASLDEVHTLVTDAGLSDAAREEMAEHLPGLLVAGEHEGAEGAEAPAEDI, from the coding sequence TTGAGCGACAACCAGAATCTGCTCGCGGAGCAGCGTCGCGCCCTGATCCTCGACGAGGTCAGACGGCGTGGCGGTGTCCGGGTCAACGAGCTCACCCGCAAGCTGAACGTCTCGGACATGACGGTGCGCCGCGATCTCGACGCGCTGGCCCGGCAGGGCGTGATCGAGAAGGTGCACGGCGGGGCGGTGCCGGTGGTCGAGGCGTCGACGCACGAGCCGGGCTTCGAGGCCAAGTCGGGCCTCGAACTGAACGCCAAGGAGGACATCGCGCGGGCCGCCGCCGCGATGGCCGTGCCGGGCAGCGCCATCGCGCTCTCCGGCGGCACCACGACGTACGCGCTGGCGCACCGGCTGCTGGACGTGCCGGATCTGACGGTGGTGACCAACTCGGTGCGGGTCGCCGATGTGTTCCACGCGGCGCAGCGGGCGGCGGGCGGCGCCGGGAACCGGCCGGGGGCCGCGACCGTGGTGCTGACCGGAGGAGTGCGCACGCCGTCGGACTCGCTGGTGGGGCCGGTCGCCGACCAGGCGATCCGCTCGCTCCACTTCGACGTGCTCTTCCTCGGGGTGCACGGCATCTCGGTGGAGGCGGGGCTGTCCACGCCCAATCTGGCCGAGGCGGAGACCAACCGGCGGTTCGTGCGCTCGGCGCGGCGGGTCGTGGTGGTCGCGGACCACACCAAGTGGGGGACGGTGGGGCTGAGTTCCTTCGCCTCGCTCGACGAGGTGCACACGCTGGTGACCGACGCGGGGCTCTCGGACGCGGCGCGCGAGGAGATGGCCGAGCATCTGCCGGGGCTGCTGGTGGCGGGCGAGCACGAGGGCGCCGAGGGCGCGGAAGCCCCCGCCGAAGACATCTGA
- a CDS encoding DUF4865 family protein produces the protein MHALQYEITLPADYDMDIIRTRVATRGRLLDDFPGLGLKAYLIRERGADSPVNAYAPFYLWNTPEGMNSFLWGPGFQGIVDDFGRPEVQHWMGLAYEEGPAGGAPTAATRERVPVPAGVRPADFVAERLERAPAPGAVLRALAVDPRHWELVDLTLWERPDPRAPGDRFQVLHLSAPERAALTRGRHW, from the coding sequence GTGCACGCCCTCCAGTACGAGATCACCCTGCCCGCCGACTACGACATGGACATCATCCGCACCCGTGTCGCCACCCGGGGCCGGCTGCTCGACGACTTCCCCGGCCTCGGCCTCAAGGCGTATCTGATCCGCGAACGCGGCGCGGACTCACCGGTCAACGCCTACGCCCCGTTCTACCTGTGGAACACCCCCGAGGGCATGAACTCCTTTCTCTGGGGCCCCGGTTTCCAGGGAATCGTGGACGACTTCGGCCGCCCGGAGGTCCAGCACTGGATGGGCCTCGCGTACGAGGAGGGGCCGGCCGGGGGCGCTCCGACCGCGGCGACGCGCGAGCGCGTGCCGGTGCCCGCCGGGGTGCGGCCCGCCGACTTCGTCGCCGAGCGGCTGGAGCGCGCCCCCGCCCCGGGCGCGGTACTGCGCGCCCTGGCGGTCGACCCGCGCCACTGGGAGCTGGTGGACCTCACCCTGTGGGAGCGGCCGGATCCGCGCGCCCCGGGCGACCGGTTCCAGGTGCTCCATCTGTCGGCGCCCGAGCGTGCCGCGCTCACCCGGGGGAGGCACTGGTGA
- a CDS encoding SRPBCC family protein produces the protein MVRRLRPVELDFVETAPLRLVFAAEVSAPADAVYRALAVETDAWPQWFTAVTRARATEGGREVRLRGGTRFEETVMAAEPDARYAYRVDVTNAPGPHALLEEWRLTPTATGTRVQWTFAAAGGAPFRLALRLGRPGFGRAFRDAVGALDRRLAVSGRATDR, from the coding sequence ATGGTTCGCCGACTCCGTCCCGTGGAGCTCGACTTCGTCGAGACCGCCCCGTTGCGCCTGGTGTTCGCCGCCGAAGTGTCCGCCCCGGCGGACGCGGTGTACCGGGCGCTGGCCGTGGAGACCGATGCCTGGCCGCAGTGGTTCACCGCGGTGACCCGCGCGCGGGCGACCGAGGGCGGCCGGGAGGTACGGCTGCGCGGCGGCACCCGGTTCGAGGAGACGGTGATGGCCGCCGAACCGGACGCGCGCTACGCGTACCGGGTCGACGTCACCAACGCCCCCGGCCCGCACGCCCTCCTGGAGGAGTGGCGGCTGACCCCGACCGCCACGGGCACCCGGGTGCAGTGGACGTTCGCGGCGGCGGGCGGGGCGCCCTTCCGGCTGGCGCTGCGGCTGGGGCGGCCGGGGTTCGGGCGCGCGTTCCGCGACGCGGTGGGCGCGCTCGACCGGAGACTGGCTGTTTCCGGCCGCGCCACCGACCGGTGA
- a CDS encoding ROK family protein: protein MNGKATHTKPRLDRGRGALGPALELVHTGRAPTRAVLTAELGVTRATAGAVAAELEALGLIQVDSRPGAAAGSQGRPSHRLAVNDSGPVALAAQVHADGFRAALVGLGGRTVATAPGCVTVSADPAQVLGEVVDAGAQLLRETGLRCVGAGLAVPSAVAEPDGTALNPLHLAWPAGAPVREIFAERVRAAGIEGPAFTGNDVNLAALAEHRHGAGRGAQHLLCVATGHRGVGGALVLDGRLHTGSSGLALEVGHLTVNPEGRPCYCGGRGCLDVETDPLAFLSTAGRDPGPEVSLLAQSRELLRTEYDDVAVRTAAEELIDRLGLGLAGLVNILNPDRIVLGGLHKALLEADPDRLRAVVADRSLWGRSGGVPILACSLDHNSLVGAAELAWQPVLDDPLGALG from the coding sequence ATGAACGGCAAGGCGACGCACACCAAACCACGGTTGGACAGGGGCCGTGGCGCACTCGGGCCCGCGCTCGAACTGGTCCACACCGGCCGCGCGCCCACCCGCGCCGTCCTCACCGCCGAACTGGGCGTCACCCGGGCCACGGCCGGAGCCGTCGCCGCCGAACTCGAAGCGCTCGGCCTCATCCAGGTCGACTCCCGGCCCGGCGCCGCCGCCGGATCCCAGGGCCGCCCCTCCCACCGGCTCGCGGTCAACGACTCCGGCCCCGTCGCCCTGGCCGCCCAGGTGCACGCCGACGGCTTCCGCGCCGCGCTCGTCGGCCTCGGCGGCCGGACCGTCGCCACCGCGCCCGGCTGCGTCACCGTCTCGGCCGACCCGGCGCAGGTGCTCGGCGAGGTCGTGGACGCGGGCGCCCAGCTGCTGCGGGAGACCGGGCTGCGCTGCGTGGGCGCCGGGCTCGCCGTGCCCTCGGCCGTCGCCGAGCCCGACGGCACCGCCCTCAACCCGCTCCACCTGGCCTGGCCCGCGGGCGCCCCGGTCCGGGAGATCTTCGCCGAACGGGTACGGGCGGCCGGCATCGAAGGACCCGCCTTCACCGGCAACGACGTGAACCTCGCCGCCCTCGCCGAGCACCGCCACGGCGCCGGGCGCGGCGCCCAGCACCTGCTCTGCGTGGCCACCGGACACCGGGGCGTCGGCGGGGCGCTCGTCCTCGACGGCCGTCTGCACACCGGGAGTTCGGGCCTGGCCCTGGAGGTCGGCCACCTCACCGTGAACCCGGAGGGCCGCCCCTGCTACTGCGGCGGCCGGGGCTGCCTCGACGTCGAGACCGACCCGCTCGCCTTCCTGTCGACGGCCGGGCGCGACCCCGGCCCCGAGGTGTCGCTCCTCGCGCAGTCCCGGGAGCTGCTGCGCACGGAGTACGACGACGTGGCGGTCCGCACCGCGGCCGAGGAGCTGATCGACCGCCTCGGCCTCGGGCTCGCCGGACTCGTCAACATCCTCAACCCCGACCGGATCGTCCTCGGCGGCCTGCACAAGGCGCTCCTGGAGGCCGACCCCGACCGGCTGCGGGCCGTCGTCGCCGACCGCAGTCTGTGGGGCCGCAGCGGCGGCGTACCCATCCTGGCCTGCTCGCTCGACCACAACAGCCTGGTCGGCGCCGCCGAGCTGGCCTGGCAGCCGGTGCTCGACGACCCGTTGGGGGCGCTCGGCTAG
- a CDS encoding phosphotriesterase, with translation MSASPDNAVVRTVNGDVPADRLGVVDAHDHLFIRSPLLPGQEVADAEDAGARLAAFHELGGGTVVQWTPYGMGRRADLLPGLSRRSGVQVVAATGLHQAAHYPPELLDSVRDSLAELFVREITEGVTGTEGAVRAGLIKVAGGFHGLDAHARLTLRAAAEAHHRTGAAIAVHLELGTGALDVLELLCGEAGVAPDRVVLGHLNRSPDFTVHHQLASAGAYLAFDGPSRANHATDWRMPDALGALADAGFADQLLLGGDTVTPDTPGMPHLLRRVRPRLELALGRELVERILVANPPGAFALRR, from the coding sequence GTGAGCGCGTCGCCGGACAACGCCGTCGTGCGTACCGTGAACGGCGACGTCCCCGCCGACCGCCTCGGTGTGGTGGACGCGCACGACCACCTGTTCATCCGGAGCCCGCTGCTGCCCGGCCAGGAGGTCGCCGACGCCGAGGACGCGGGGGCGCGGCTCGCCGCCTTCCACGAGCTGGGCGGCGGGACGGTGGTCCAGTGGACCCCGTACGGGATGGGCCGCCGGGCGGATCTGCTGCCCGGGCTCTCGCGGCGGTCGGGCGTCCAGGTCGTCGCCGCCACCGGGCTGCACCAGGCCGCCCACTACCCGCCCGAACTGCTCGACTCCGTACGGGACTCGCTCGCCGAGCTGTTCGTGCGGGAGATCACCGAGGGCGTGACGGGGACCGAGGGGGCGGTGCGGGCCGGGCTGATCAAGGTGGCGGGCGGTTTCCACGGGCTCGACGCGCACGCCCGGCTCACCCTGCGCGCCGCCGCCGAGGCCCATCACCGCACCGGCGCCGCCATCGCGGTCCACCTGGAGCTCGGGACGGGCGCCCTGGACGTACTCGAACTGCTCTGCGGGGAGGCGGGGGTGGCACCGGACCGTGTGGTGCTGGGCCATCTCAACCGCTCGCCGGACTTCACCGTGCACCACCAACTCGCCTCGGCGGGCGCGTACTTGGCGTTCGACGGGCCGTCCCGCGCCAACCACGCCACGGACTGGCGGATGCCGGACGCGCTCGGGGCGCTGGCCGACGCGGGGTTCGCGGACCAGCTGCTGCTCGGCGGCGACACGGTGACTCCGGACACGCCCGGCATGCCCCATCTGCTGCGCCGGGTGCGGCCGAGGCTGGAACTCGCCCTGGGGCGGGAGCTGGTGGAGCGGATCCTGGTCGCGAACCCGCCGGGCGCGTTCGCCCTGCGGCGGTAG
- a CDS encoding MarR family winged helix-turn-helix transcriptional regulator — protein MAAKKSERVLVDEWRGILAVHARTTCELDRELHQYGIGASDFEVLDVLAEGRAEDGGPGFRVQDLASRVHLSQSALSRLIGRLEKEDLVVRGMCSEDRRGVRVAITDKGRARHAEVRPLQRAVLARMLADRAWGSSADRP, from the coding sequence ATGGCGGCCAAGAAGTCCGAGCGCGTGCTCGTGGACGAGTGGCGCGGCATCCTCGCGGTGCACGCGCGCACGACGTGCGAGCTCGATCGCGAGCTGCACCAGTACGGGATCGGGGCGAGCGACTTCGAGGTGCTCGACGTCCTCGCCGAGGGGCGCGCGGAGGACGGCGGTCCCGGCTTCCGCGTCCAGGACCTCGCCTCGCGCGTCCACCTCAGTCAGAGCGCCCTCTCCCGCCTGATCGGCAGGCTGGAGAAGGAGGACCTGGTCGTGCGCGGAATGTGCAGCGAGGACCGGCGGGGCGTCCGGGTGGCGATCACCGACAAGGGCCGGGCCCGCCATGCCGAGGTGCGACCGCTGCAACGCGCGGTGCTCGCCCGGATGCTGGCGGACCGGGCCTGGGGATCGTCTGCGGACCGGCCCTAG